The uncultured Desulfatiglans sp. DNA window TGGACCCGCTGCCGTCCGCAAGCCGGACCACCTCTTCGGTGCATTCGGGATGCACGATGATCCGAATGCCTGGGTAGCGGGAGCGAAACCGCATGACCTGCTCCGGTGTGAAGCGCACATGGACCGGGCAGAAGCCGTCCCACAGGATCACCTTCGCCTTGTCCAGATCGCCTTGAAGGCGGGCCTTCCCGCGGTTCCAGAGCGCGATCTCTTCCTTCGAAATGCCTTTGGCGAGGGCGGTGTTGCGGCCGAGGTTCTGATCGGGGAGGAAGAGCACGCGCGGCGCCTGTTCGAAGGCCCAATCCATGACCTTGGCGGCGTTGCTGGAGGTGCACACGACGCCGTTTCGTCGGCCGCAGAACTGTTTGATCTCTGCGGATGAATTGACGTAGGTGATCGGCACGATCGTTTCCCCCACCAGGCGGGTCAGTTCGCTCCAGCACCGCTCGACCTGCTCGAGCCGGGCCATGTCGGCCATCGGGCAGCCGGCGTCCGGGTCGGGCATGTAGACCTCCTGCTCCGGGGAGGAAAGGATGTCAGCCGTTTCAGCCATGAAATAAACGCCGCAGAAGAGGATATAGCGGGCCTCCTTGCGTGAGGCGGCAAGGCGCGAGAGGTTGAGGGAATCCCCCACATGATCGGCGAACTGCACAATGACGTCCGGCTGGTAATGGTGGCAGAGGATGACGACCCGGCTTCCGAGCGTCTCCCTGGCCTTGGTGATCCGGGCCACGATCGCGTCTTCGGCTATGGATCCAGCAGGATCTTCCCGGGTTGTTTCGGCATGGTGTTTCGGCATAATGGCTTCTCGTGGCTGGGGTGAGCCCTTTGCAGTGTCGCCGCGCCCCCGGCCGACCGGCAAACAAACCTGGATCCTCGGTCAAATTCTCCGAGGTGTCCGCTTGTTCCTGCGGAATACCGGGGTGGTTTGGCAGACCGTCGGGAAAGGGTTTGGACGGCGGTGGCTATTCGGGTTCCGGAAGGGGAGTTTCTTCATGGCAGCCTGTCTCCAGGAAGAAATTCGAGGCTCAAATCCAGAGGGGGCGCCGAGTGGGTGAGCCACCCCATGGACAGAAAATCGATCCCTGTCGTGACGACCTGATGGATGTTTTCGAGTCTGATCCGGCCCGAGGCCTCCACCAGGGCCCGCCCGCCGATCAGCTTGACCGCCTCGCGCATGCGGTCCGGCTCCATGTTGTCCAGCATGATGACGTCCGCGCCGGCACGCAGGGCTTCTTCAACCTGCGCGAGCGACTCCGTTTCCACTTCGATCTTGACCAGCGGCCCGACCCGCCTTCGCGCCCTTCGAACCGCTTCCGAAACGCCCCCGGCCGCGACGAGGTGGTTGTCCTTGATCAGGACCGCGTCGTCCAGGGCCATGCGATGGTTGTACCCGCCTCCGACCCGTACGGCGTATTTTTCAAGCATCCGCAGACCGGGGGTGGTCTTGCGGGTGTCGGTGACTTTGACGTGGTGAGGTTCGGCTATCATCGCCATGCTGCGCGCGGCCGTGGCGATGCCGGACATGCGCTGCATCAGATTGAGGGCCACGCGTTCTCCGGAAAGAATGGCCCGGGCCCGTCCCCGGATGTTGCAGAGCGGAGCCTCCTTGGAGATGGCGCTGCCCTCCGGCACCAGGGGGTCCACGAGCATCGACGCATCGAGGATCCGAAAGACGGCTTCGGCCACCTCCAGACCTGCGATGACGCCTTCCTCGCGGCTGACGATGACCGCGCGCGCCTCTGCCTCGAGGGGGACGATGGCCTCCGTCGTGATATCGCCCCACCCCAGGTCTTCTTCCAGGGCATCCCTGAGGATCTTTTCCAGACGCAACGGATTCATACTAGGAAACATAACACGTTCTGGAAAGAAAATGAATCGATTCAACGAAAGGCGGGCGAAGCGCCTCCGTTTTTTTTGCAGTTGACCACAGCGGGCCGATCCCCGAAAATAAAAGTTCCCATCCGGAAATGATCTTTTTGGCCCATCTCGGCGTCGGTCTGCACGTTTGCTTGTGCGGCGACCTGGAGGTTGCCTCCGTGCAAACGTTCGATTTCCTCGGTATTGGCAAAAATTCTCATTTCCGGATGGGAAAGGGGCTCGTACCGGGAAATCATTTCCTTACCCCCTCATTGGGGAGCTGGTTCTGTGCGCCATTCCTTTCAGAATGGACGAAAATTCATCTTTGTCTCAGCCTAATTTTTCATTATTTATCCTATGCATATCCTGATCGTAGATGATGACGCCATAACCCTCAAGAACCTGAGGCGTCTCCTGGAAAAGAGCGGCTACAGGGTCAGCTCTTTCACCAATCCGGTCAAGGCCCTCGAAGAGCTCAGGGAAGGGACGTTCGATCTTCTCGTTACGGATCTCAGGATGCCGCATATGGATGGTTTGAGCCTCCTCGAGGAGGTCCAGCGGGCCGACCTCGGCATCGAGGTGATCGTCATGACCGGATATGCCTCGTTCGATGGGGCTGTCGAGGCGACGAAACGAGGGGCTTATCACTATCTGGCGAAGCCGTTTACCCCTGAGCGGCTGCGATCCGTCGTCAGCGAGGCCTTGGAGCACAAAGCCCTGAGGGAGCGCGGGGCGAGGGTGGGTGACTCCATTCAGCAGGGCCATGGAGACGCGCACGCGGTTATGATCGGCGAAAGCCCCAGAATGATGCAGGTCGCGGATGTCATCCGCCAGATTGCGCCGACGGACTGCAATGTCCTTATTACCGGCGAATCGGGCACCGGGAAGGAGTTGGCTGCACGCGCCATCCACGCCCTGAGCCCCCGCGCGCAGGGGCCGTTTGTCGCCTTCAATTGCGCGGCCTTCAGCGCTGAACTGATCGTGAACGAACTCTTCGGGCACGAGAAGGATGCCTATACGGGTGCGACCTCCTCGAGGCCGGGCCTCCTCGAGGCGGCCAACGGCGGCGTGCTCTTTCTGGATGAGGTCGGGGACATGCCCCTCGACATGCAGGCGAAGCTTCTGCGGGTGCTCCAGGAACGGGAGTTGCTGCGCGTGGGGGGCACGCGTCCGATCGCCCTCGATCTCAGGGTCCTGGCGGCGACGGCCAAGGACCTGAAGATCGAAGCCGCCGAAGGCTCCTTTCGGCAGGATCTTTATTTTCGTCTGAATGTGGTCAACCTGGTGTTG harbors:
- the nadA gene encoding Quinolinate synthase A, coding for MPKHHAETTREDPAGSIAEDAIVARITKARETLGSRVVILCHHYQPDVIVQFADHVGDSLNLSRLAASRKEARYILFCGVYFMAETADILSSPEQEVYMPDPDAGCPMADMARLEQVERCWSELTRLVGETIVPITYVNSSAEIKQFCGRRNGVVCTSSNAAKVMDWAFEQAPRVLFLPDQNLGRNTALAKGISKEEIALWNRGKARLQGDLDKAKVILWDGFCPVHVRFTPEQVMRFRSRYPGIRIIVHPECTEEVVRLADGSGSTEYLIREVREAESGSVFAVGTELRLVKRLAATFPDRTVYPLDEEHSICVDMSRSTPERLLAVLEGLLEGRAPGRIQVPAETAEWSRVALERMLAIS
- the nadC gene encoding putative nicotinate-nucleotide pyrophosphorylase (carboxylating) (Evidence 3 : Putative function from multiple computational evidences); translated protein: MNPLRLEKILRDALEEDLGWGDITTEAIVPLEAEARAVIVSREEGVIAGLEVAEAVFRILDASMLVDPLVPEGSAISKEAPLCNIRGRARAILSGERVALNLMQRMSGIATAARSMAMIAEPHHVKVTDTRKTTPGLRMLEKYAVRVGGGYNHRMALDDAVLIKDNHLVAAGGVSEAVRRARRRVGPLVKIEVETESLAQVEEALRAGADVIMLDNMEPDRMREAVKLIGGRALVEASGRIRLENIHQVVTTGIDFLSMGWLTHSAPPLDLSLEFLPGDRLP
- a CDS encoding hypothetical protein (Evidence 5 : Unknown function) — translated: MISRYEPLSHPEMRIFANTEEIERLHGGNLQVAAQANVQTDAEMGQKDHFRMGTFIFGDRPAVVNCKKNGGASPAFR
- the zraR gene encoding Transcriptional regulatory protein ZraR: MHILIVDDDAITLKNLRRLLEKSGYRVSSFTNPVKALEELREGTFDLLVTDLRMPHMDGLSLLEEVQRADLGIEVIVMTGYASFDGAVEATKRGAYHYLAKPFTPERLRSVVSEALEHKALRERGARVGDSIQQGHGDAHAVMIGESPRMMQVADVIRQIAPTDCNVLITGESGTGKELAARAIHALSPRAQGPFVAFNCAAFSAELIVNELFGHEKDAYTGATSSRPGLLEAANGGVLFLDEVGDMPLDMQAKLLRVLQERELLRVGGTRPIALDLRVLAATAKDLKIEAAEGSFRQDLYFRLNVVNLVLPSLRERRQDIPLLAYHMLERSRRRMRKSVKAISREAMDLLENYHYPGNVRELENIIERAVALCRGDRILARDLPPDLAELELHPYERPGGSLMNLEELEEGYVRHILRLTGGVRSKAALILGIDRASLWRKMKKYGID